The genomic region TGACGAACTTCGGCCATAGGCGCAGCAGCGCCGGAAGCACCACGACGTTCGACGCATTATGGGGCAGGCTCGGAACATGGAACTCCAGGATGAGCAGCGTCATGGCAATCGCGAAAACGCCATCGCTCAGCGCCTCGATCCGGTTCTTGCCGAGTTCGAAGGGATGCGGGTCGTTGTCCATCGGAATCTCTTTTCTCCATCAGTCTCTGTCGCCTGCAACGGATCAAATCTGGAAATAGTTCAGTTTCATCGCGGTTTGAAGTTGGGAGAATGAAGCTGCGCATTCCCGGTAAAAATACCTTGAATCCTATCGCCATTCGTGATATGATTGGCTTCATATGATATAAGGAGAGATGCATGCTCACTCGTAAATTGCCGATCTGGACGGTCGGAGCCGTGCTGCTCGCCGCCGGCGCGGCGGGGGCGCAGGGAAACGGCGCGTTCCAACTCAAGGACGGAGACCGGGTTGTCTTCTACGGCGACAGCATCACGGAGCAGCGCCTTTATACGACGCTGACGGAGAATTATGTCTCGACACGGTTTCCGGCGCTCAATATCCGCTATGTCCATTCCGGATGGGGCGGCGACCGTGTAACCGGCGGCGGCGGCGGTCCGATCGATATCCGTTTGAAGCGCGACGTGCTGGCGTACAACCCGACGGTCATGACGATCATGCTGGGCATGAACGACGGCGGTTATAAAGCCTTCGATCAGCCGACGTTCGACACCTATGCGACGGGCTACAAGCATATCCTCGACAGCGTCAAGGCGGCCGATCCCAATGTCCGCTTTACGCTGATCCAGCCTTCCCCCTACGACGACGTCACGCGCGCCCCCGGTTTCCCCGGAGGCTACAATGCGACGCTGATCAAGTACGCCGATTTCGTGAAAAGCCTTGGCCCGTCGTATGGCGCGATCGTGACGGATTTCAACACGCCGGTCGTGGCAATGCTGGCAACGGCGAAGGCGACCGATCCCGACCTCGCGCAAAAGATCCTGCCGGACCGCGTTCACCCAAGCTACGCCGGGCATCTCATCATGGCCGAGTCGTTACTGAAGTCCTGGGGAGCGCCGTCGATCGTGACGAAGGTGCAGATCGACGCCAAGGGGAAGAAGGTCACGGACGCCCAGAACACCAAAGTCTCGGACCTGAAAACGGGGAAAGTCATCTCGTGGACGCAGGACGACCGCGCGCTTCCGATGCCGCTGGAGCTGGGCGACGCCGCCACGCAGCTCTCTTTGAAGTCCTCGGACTTCGTTGAGGCGCTCGACCAGGAGCCGCTCCAGGTCACGGGTTTGAAGGACGGAACTTATACGCTTTCCATCGACGGTAATGAGATTGGCGACTTCAGCGCGCAGGATC from Capsulimonas corticalis harbors:
- a CDS encoding GDSL-type esterase/lipase family protein, whose translation is MLTRKLPIWTVGAVLLAAGAAGAQGNGAFQLKDGDRVVFYGDSITEQRLYTTLTENYVSTRFPALNIRYVHSGWGGDRVTGGGGGPIDIRLKRDVLAYNPTVMTIMLGMNDGGYKAFDQPTFDTYATGYKHILDSVKAADPNVRFTLIQPSPYDDVTRAPGFPGGYNATLIKYADFVKSLGPSYGAIVTDFNTPVVAMLATAKATDPDLAQKILPDRVHPSYAGHLIMAESLLKSWGAPSIVTKVQIDAKGKKVTDAQNTKVSDLKTGKVISWTQDDRALPMPLELGDAATQLSLKSSDFVEALDQEPLQVTGLKDGTYTLSIDGNEIGDFSAQDLAMGVNLALLPTPMFSQAIDVRQLTQQHNDEHWRRWRDIQMHLQDSKSEAVQKELPTFLAALDSEEADTDAARHAAAQPKPHRYELTAAQTPDPALLLKPLNGPDLAQGKTYVASDPNTYGWGIGGLTDGSWESTSQHTFASGDSPVFPKTATVDLGSVQQIGSVVIGVPPFGSTKTVKVSISADGQQFTGVGKTMFSIRKEEKHRFSFPGAPARYVRLTYTDHYPDTVDYAPTFVFTNEVEVYAP